The Salvelinus sp. IW2-2015 unplaced genomic scaffold, ASM291031v2 Un_scaffold5715, whole genome shotgun sequence DNA window AAGCAAGGTGAGATGAAAACGTCTATGCTCTTTTGATGTTATATCCTAGTTATTATCCATGACTTACAAAGAGCCATTCACACTAGGCTAGTCACTGCATTCSCCAACATTTCCKTATTAGTTGGCTATAGTACGTGAAATAGGAAGGGACCAGTGTCTTACCTGTACCCCTTCTCCATCACCTCCACCGTCCTCATAGACACTGTTGCCCTCAGCGCCTGGGAAGAAAGTCCAACCACAGAAGCCAGCGCTTTGGCTTTGAAATCATTACAACTCCACTCCTCTTCCTCATTCAGGGTGGGCAGGTACCCACACACCAGCTTCAGGCTACCTAGCCCGTTAGGGTTCACATGAGCAGGGTTCTCGCCCCCGCTCCTCACATACTCGAGGTAAATGTCCGAGGTCAAGAACATCTGGTAGGGGCTCTCCTCCATGCTGGTCTGGATCTCGGTCTGRGCCTGGTCGAACATAGCCGAATCAATCTGTTGCTTCTTGATATTATCCCGAATGAAGGTTTTGGTCGCAGGCTTGAGCTGCTTGGCAACTATGCTGCTGGTGTCAATATAGCGCTTGTYAATAGCTTTGGCGACTCGCAGCGTTTTGGTATCCTTMAGGTCCATCTGCCTGAAACCATTACAGGCGAACCAAAAGTCTAAAGTGTCGACGCATTTCTCGCGCTCCAGGAATGTCCTAAAAAGATGAGCACCGTCTTGGTCCCCAAGAAGAGAATGCAACGACTTGGTCCACCGGGCTAGCGGCGAATCCGGTGACGCGCTCCCCTCGGGTTCCCCAAGTCCATCCTCGTTCCTCTTCGCAGTGTAACCGGGAGGCGCGAGCAAAAGCGCTTTGACCGCGGTACCCTGGGGTCTCATCATGGCGAGTTTTCCGGGGTAGCACGGCAGCACCTCGCCCTCCTCCCCCGGGACCGGGGGACGGGGAGCATCTTCTCGGAAGCTATTGTCGATATGGTCCGATATAAGCGCTCTGCTCATGGCTCCGAAGGCAGCAGCAAAGAAAACCTGTGCGTTGTTCGCCTCCTCTGAGCGCTACAACATTTCCTCAACTCTCTGATCTGTCAGCCGGGGAGCTTTCTCTGGCAGTCTTCTCTCTGAAAACAGAAGTATTGATCTAATCAAACTCAGATCCACCGCAAAACTTCAAAGGCATACAATGCAGTAGAAGTCTTTTCAGAACCTTTACAGAaactttcagagagagagagaaagagagagagagagagagagagagagagaagaattcaGGGCAGATTTATCATAAATACTGCCATTCGATTTTATTTGGCGTGCTGACCGGACATTATCTTCGCTAATAGCAAGGTTGGTGTTGAGAAGTAATCATTATAACATAACACGGTTTAGCATGAAACTCATAAAAACAGCCCCGAGCAGAGTTGAGTGATGGTTCTTGAGAGCTTTTGAGTTCCATCATCTCGCTCCCACTTCTAACTGGCATAGGGAAATTATAAATGGCAGAGACCGCGAAATACCAAAGTAGGCCTAGAATTGGACATACAGACTAAAGAGTGCAAAAGAGGAGCGAACGATTGTACACAATAGCATACCGAAGATCGATATTAGTGAGCCTGTGTTCTCGTGAACACCTCAACAATTAGCTGGCCATCAAGCCCAATCTGACCCTGAACACGCCGCAACACTGTCCAGTACTCCACCGACCAACAGACACCCCAACGAGGCGTACACGCCACTTCCGCTCACTATTTTCTAATCATGAGCGTCACAAACAGCGAAACGGTCCAAATTGAATAGACTACACAACCTAAACATATTCAAAGAGACAGACTAACGTTACTAAACTAGGCTACAGGACATGCTTTGAAAACGTGATGGAACGCGTTGATATAGAACTGAACTTGCCTTTTGAAGTAGGCTAACCAAGCTACAAAATGATAGTTCTCTGATTTCTGTTCAACCAACATCATGAACCACAAATTGATAAAAACATMTTTAAAGGCCTCCGAGAAACAAGCTATGTTCCACGAGAAACAGGCTATAGACATGGAAGCAGAGCCGACTACCMATGGCTGCTAAACGCTACATTGTAGCCTCTGATCAGAAGCTGCAACAATATCACCTTTCGAATTTGTAACAATTGRTTTGCGGCGAAAGCGAATAAATCGCKTGAATCCAGCCACCGAAATAAAACAGCCGAATCGAGATCCTCATTAGCCTACATCGCCGTTTATATTCTGCACCAGAAATAATATAAAATGTGCAACTACCTAATTCCATAACGCTCTTGTATCTTTAGTGGGTAAAATAGGCTACATTGCTTCATCCAACCACACAGAAAAGTATTCAGATCTCATGGGGGGAGGAATTCCAAATACTTATATCGTGATGAATAGTCCTCTAAAAAGCGTATCAAAGTTTAGATAAAGTGCCCAAATACTTATCACAAKGAAAAATAATCGCACAACACACCAAATGATAGTTGTTTGAGCTCTGTATCCAGCAAACTAAGTTAATTGCATACAGCCACATTACTTCAAAGAAAGTCAACAGAACATCAAAGGAACTCCAATGGGGCCAGCGCGAGGAACACACTCTTGTA harbors:
- the LOC112078462 gene encoding axin-2; its protein translation is MSRALISDHIDNSFREDAPRPPVPGEEGEVLPCYPGKLAMMRPQGTAVKALLLAPPGYTAKRNEDGLGEPEGSASPDSPLARWTKSLHSLLGDQDGAHLFRTFLEREKCVDTLDFWFACNGFRQMDLKDTKTLRVAKAIBKRYIDTSSIVAKQLKPATKTFIRDNIKKQQIDSAMFDQAQTEIQTSMEESPYQMFLTSDIYLEYVRSGGENPAHVNPNGLGSLKLVCGYLPTLNEEEEWSCNDFKAKALASVVGLSSQALRATVSMRTVEVMEKGYRSHRRGDPVNPYHVGSFAPATSTNDSEVSSDAMTDDSMSMTDSSVDGIPPYKLGSKKHMQREMQRNMRMNSQVSLPAFPVSVHTHTQMSYCPTY